A single Gammaproteobacteria bacterium DNA region contains:
- a CDS encoding diguanylate cyclase: MNAKTEQLQEFHWLMDLLQTIDVGLVVIDKAYRIKVWNAFMENHSGMLPRDVRDRNIFEVFPDIPKAWFQHKIDTVFLLKNRAFTSWEQRQWVFPFRHNQPISGMAGMMYQNLTINPLVSSRGEVEHVSIVVYDVTDIALQKQELQQANAELKRLSRTDMLTQLLNRGAWESLLSVEFERYQRYRSPASLVMFDIDHFKKVNDTYGHPTGDVVIQTVAEKLREVARGTDILGRYGGEEFGVILPNTTAQAAKIFCERLRRLIEKTTITHEGQTLRVTISLGICEAHESFEDYQTWLDCTDKALYQSKENGRNQTTIYQAP; this comes from the coding sequence ATGAACGCCAAAACAGAACAGTTACAAGAATTTCACTGGTTGATGGACTTGCTGCAAACCATCGATGTTGGCCTTGTAGTCATCGATAAGGCCTATCGTATCAAGGTGTGGAACGCCTTTATGGAAAACCACTCAGGCATGTTGCCGCGCGATGTTCGCGACAGGAATATATTTGAGGTGTTTCCAGACATTCCGAAAGCGTGGTTCCAGCATAAAATCGACACGGTGTTTCTCCTGAAAAACCGTGCTTTTACCAGTTGGGAACAGCGACAATGGGTGTTTCCCTTTCGTCATAATCAGCCGATCTCAGGTATGGCTGGCATGATGTATCAAAATTTAACCATTAACCCACTGGTGTCGTCGAGAGGCGAAGTGGAACATGTCAGCATCGTGGTGTATGACGTGACGGACATTGCGCTGCAAAAGCAAGAACTGCAACAGGCCAACGCCGAATTGAAACGACTTTCGCGTACCGACATGCTGACCCAGTTGCTCAACCGCGGTGCTTGGGAGTCGTTGCTGTCGGTCGAGTTTGAACGTTATCAACGTTATCGAAGCCCCGCCTCGCTTGTGATGTTCGACATTGACCACTTTAAGAAGGTCAATGACACCTACGGGCATCCTACGGGCGATGTGGTCATCCAGACTGTTGCCGAAAAATTGCGAGAAGTGGCGCGCGGTACGGACATTCTTGGCCGATACGGTGGTGAAGAATTTGGCGTGATATTGCCAAATACGACGGCGCAAGCGGCTAAGATATTTTGTGAACGTCTGCGTCGACTGATTGAAAAGACAACCATTACCCACGAAGGTCAAACGCTTCGAGTTACTATCAGTTTAGGCATTTGTGAAGCGCATGAGTCGTTTGAAGATTACCAAACATGGCTGGATTGTACGGACAAAGCGCTCTATCAATCGAAGGAAAACGGGCGAAACCAGACGACAATTTATCAGGCGCCCTAA